A portion of the Babylonia areolata isolate BAREFJ2019XMU chromosome 4, ASM4173473v1, whole genome shotgun sequence genome contains these proteins:
- the LOC143281530 gene encoding uncharacterized protein LOC143281530 produces MSLDQARITEVTPIFDALDWGVQTPHEGPQSSGPLPQAMSSDGISDTGGLSAGSLATHREVDEPEEDRPATAGDNGDNNKGDRNDSSHGADGTETELSMDASKDTKNGEDVQHDTGENEEGTNTTENKKNGEEEDDELSPLNLKSEGKEEDLPSMDPRSNDSRDASGDRLQESEACSVVQETTDSPDHSAISSKPDCSVQSSTDPSSHQSQDTKPDGEVINTNSGENETGEKKGRLVKQAGESPRATSNAAGTPSRPSAAGDNNRQTNARPQMRDRSRHNTPAKVRTQRGGTTGTTSFTNSRQSKDSSTGDSDRKRPSSACKPARPAQSKTPRALTDRNPKRTNRPFFRKNEKLQVHQPASLSKPDPVTESKRIDSKDVKQDANGTDLIQTAGVDDSKASQSTENQTADTKTPTRNKPAANGIIRSGNGGKKTDTKTTMENSSEKDPETQENNKTAREKKSHVLLSRAIMKRVASVENRPGHAFSNNLDRNGSAGGGGGGGGGTRTSVDGKTPCSDHHNMQSLTVPASSLGPAPSEADERVSMGSRKDSVRMSVDSASHKSVDFSRVLTPQPVTMAPGLVEDKPKSVLMHDDSMIRAAIPFLPVRLAVVCLVLNILLPGAGTVVSGFSVLCGSQCRLPSKGDARVMTVCLNVAVGLAQLATVIFLLVGWFWSLAWGVKMVILAVEHRAEKRQQREKELQTLALRAFTTPSNLRRSLLPPV; encoded by the exons ATGTCACTGGACCAGGCCAGGATCACAGAAGTGACGCCCATTTTTGACGCCCTGGATTGGGGCGTCCAGACACCCCACGAAGGCCCGCAGTCCTCGGGTCCTCTTCCCCAGGCCATGTCCTCAGACGGCATCTCCGACACGGGGGGCCTCAGTGCCGGGAGCCTGGCCACGCACCGTGAGGTGGATGAACCCGAGGAAGATAGACCCGCCACTGCAGGTGACAACGGAGACAATAACAAAGGGGACAGAAACGATTCGAGCCACGGGGCGGATGGAACCGAGACGGAGTTAAGCATGGACGCTTCCAAAGACACGAAGAATGGAGAGGACGTACAGCATGATACTGGTGAAAACGAAGAAGGAACGAACAcgactgaaaacaaaaagaatggagaagaagaagacgatgaactCTCCCCACTGAATCTGAAgtcagaaggaaaggaagaagacttACCTTCCATGGATCCAAGATCGAATGACTCCCGGGACGCTTCAGGTGACCGTCTTCAGGAATCTGAGGCCTGTTCCGTGGTGCAGGAGACCACAGACTCCCCAGACCACAGTGCTATCAGTTCCAAACCAGACTGCAGCGTGCAGTCTTCAACAGACCCTTCCTCGCATCAGTCTCAGGACACCAAGCCTGATGGTGAGGTCATCAACACCAACAGTGGTGAGAACGAAACAGGTGAAAAGAAAGGCAGACTTGTTAAACAGGCGGGCGAGTCCCCGAGAGCAACGTCAAATGCTGCAGGAACACCGAGTAGGCCATCAGCAGCTGGCGACAACAACAGGCAGACCAATGCAAGGCCTCAGATGAGGGACAGAAGCCGCCACAACACTCCAGCAAAAGTCAGGACGCAGAGAGGAGGAACAACTGGAACAACGTCTTTCACAAATTCAAGACAGAGCAAGGACAGCAGCACTGGGGACTCTGACCGAAAGCGCCCTTCAAGTGCCTGCAAACCAGCGAGACCCGCACAGTCCAAGACACCTCGCGCCCTGACAGACAGGAACCCAAAGAGAACTAACCGGCCCTTCTTTAGAAAGAACGAAAAACTACAAGTGCACCAACCTGCCTCTCTTTCCAAGCCCGACCCCGTAACGGAGTCGAAAAGAATCGACAGTAAAGACGTCAAACAAGATGCGAACGGAACTGACCTGATCCAGACAGCAGGTGTTGACGATTCCAAAGCCAgccagtccacagagaaccagaCCGCTGACACCAAAACCCCTACACGAAACAAACCAGCGGCCAACGGAATCATCAGAAGTGGTAACGGAGGGAAAAAGACGGACACAAAGACAACGATGGAGAACAGCAGCGAAAAAGACCCAGAAAcacaagagaacaacaaaaccGCCCGTGAAAAGAAGTCCCACGTCTTGCTAAGCCGAGCCATCATGAAACGCGTCGCCAGCGTGGAAAACAGACCCGGCCACGCTTTCTCAAACAACCTCGACCGCAACGGCAgcgcgggtggtggtgggggaggaggaggaggaacgagaACCAGTGTGGACGGGAAGACCCCCTGCTCGGATCATCACAACATGCAGTCTCTGACCGTTCCCGCCTCATCCCTGGGCCCCGCACCCTCAGAGGCGGACGAGAGAGTGTCGATGGGGTCCCGGAAGGACTCGGTGAGGATGTCCGTGGACTCCGCCTCCCACAAGTCGGTGGACTTCAGCCGTGTGCTGACGCCGCAGCCCGTGACGATGGCGCCGGGGCTGGTGGAGGACAAGCCCAAGTCCGTGCTGATGCACGACGACTCCATGATCCGGGCCGCCATCCCCTTCCTGCCCGTGAGACTGGCTGTCGTCTGTCTGGTCCTCAACATCCTCCTGCCGGGGGctg GCACGGTGGTGAGCGGGTTCTCCGTGCTGTGCGGCAGCCAGTGCCGCCTGCCCAGCAAGGGTGACGCCCGGGTGATGACGGTGTGCCTCAACGTGGCGGTGGGGCTGGCACAGCTGGCCACCGTCATCTTCCTCCTCGTCGGCTGGTTCTGGTCCCTGGCCTGGGGCGTCAAGATGGTCATCCTGGCTG